The Primulina tabacum isolate GXHZ01 chromosome 16, ASM2559414v2, whole genome shotgun sequence genome window below encodes:
- the LOC142528882 gene encoding enolase-like — MATIKFVKARQIFDSRGNPTVEVDIHLSNGKYSRAAVPSGASTGIYEALELRDGGSDYLGKGVSKAVNNVNSIIGPALVGKDPTDQTGIDNFMVQQLDGTQNEWGWCKQKLGANAILAVSLAVCKAGADVLNIPLYKHIANLAGNKKLVLPVPAFNVINGGSHAGNKLAMQEFMILPVGAASFKEAMKMGVEVYHHLKSVIKKKYGQDATNVGDEGGFAPNIQENEEGLELLKTAIAKAGYTDKVVIGMDVAASEFYGSDKTYDLNFKEEGNDGSQKISGDQLKDVYKSFVAKYPIVSIEDPFDQDDWGTYAKLTGEIGAQVQIVGDDLLVTNPKRVEKAIKEKTCNALLLKVNQIGSVTESIEAVKMSKHAGWGVMASHRSGETEDTFIADLSVGLATGQIKTGAPCRSERLAKYNQLLRIEEELGSEAVYAGASFRAPVKPY, encoded by the exons ATGGCGACCATCAAGTTTGTTAAGGCCCGTCAGATCTTCGACAGCCGTGGCAATCCTACGGTCGAG GTTGATATTCATCTATCGAATGGAAAGTATTCTAGAGCTGCTGTCCCCAGTGGTGCATCGACTG GAATTTACGAGGCTCTTGAACTGAGAGATGGAGGTTCTGATTACCTTGGAAAGGGTGTCTCCAAG GCTGTTAACAATGTCAATTCAATAATTGGTCCAGCCCTAGTTGGCAAG GATCCAACTGATCAGACTGGCATTGATAATTTCATGGTTCAACAACTCGATGGAACTCAAAACGAATGGGGCTGGTGCAAGCAAAAG CTTGGAGCAAATGCCATACTGGCTGTGTCTCTTGCTGTGTGCAAAGCTGGTGCTGATGTCCTCAATATCCCCCTGTATAAG CACATTGCCAACTTGGCTGGCAACAAGAAGCTGGTGTTGCCTGTTCCTGCATTCAATGTCATCAACGGTGGATCACATGCTGGAAACAAACTTGCTATGCAG GAATTCATGATTCTTCCTGTTGGCGCTGCATCATTCAAGGAGGCCATGAAGATGGGAGTAGAAGTATATCATCACTTAAAA tCCGTTATTAAGAAGAAATACGGCCAAGATGCCACCAATGTTGGTGATGAGGGTGGCTTTGCTCCGAACATTCAG GAAAACGAGGAAGGTCTCGAACTTTTAAAGACAGCTATCGCTAAAGCTGGTTACACAGATAAA GTTGTTATTGGGATGGATGTTGCGGCATCTGAATTTTATGGATCAGATAAGACTTATGATCTGAACTTCAAAGAAGAG GGCAATGATGGTTCACAGAAGATCTCGGGTGACCAACTCAAAGACGTATACAAGTCATTTGTAGCCAAATACCCAATTGTATCGATTGAGGATCCATTCGACCAGGATGACTGGGGGACCTATGCAAAACTCACCGGAGAAATTGGTGCTCAAGTACAGATTGTGGGAGATGATCTCCTCGTCACCAATCCTAAG AGAGTGGAGAAGGCTATCAAGGAGAAGACATGCAATGCGCTTCTTCTCAAG GTTAATCAAATCGGATCGGTGACTGAAAGTATTGAAGCTGTAAAAATGTCCAAGCACGCTGGTTGGGGTGTGATGGCCAGTCATCGCAG TGGAGAAACAGAGGACACTTTCATCGCTGATCTCTCTGTTGGTTTGGCTACG GGCCAAATCAAGACTGGAGCCCCGTGCAGATCAGAACGGCTTGCGAAGTACAACCAG CTGTTGAGAATCGAAGAGGAACTTGGCTCAGAAGCAGTATATGCCGGAGCTAGTTTCCGTGCACCCGTCAAGCCGTACTGA
- the LOC142529278 gene encoding uncharacterized protein LOC142529278 isoform X2 yields the protein MEKKVKRMESFVGATEQMCQELEVLAELEQNLKRMRASADLGEVKVLEFQHKVLRQQQEVQDLREMSPWVRTYDYTVRLLLRSLFTVVERIKYVYGINQIGFVEGIKDDEQIHGNYLIHDNSALIQPSVNPSKNSLSRFQIHMGRSFLNLGLKNKTFLGGFHSSILCGKQHEMKTKRFAPVGFSGCMGGGRESPIVENYLPSRGSSFRSFDSSQKDTDEKKALALHYAKVIILIEKLASSPHLISLDARDELYKMLPVNIRSCLKARLKTFSKTFTLSKYDANDAAQWTLTLETILEWLSPLAHNMIKWHSERNFEGQRPFFGSSVLLVQTLYFANRVQIEAAIVELLIGLNYLSRYGSMAYGNCLYPRDAIYYNVVDQSSLEFTKVDNGS from the exons ATGGAGAAGAAAGTTAAAAGAATGGAGAGCTTTGTGGGGGCAACAGAACAAATGTGCCAAGAACTCGAAGTATTGGCCGAGCTTGAGCAGAATCTAAAACGAATGCGAGCTAGTGCGGATTTAGGCGAGGTCAAAGTGCTTGAGTTTCAACATAAGGTACTGCGGCAACAACAGGAAGTGCAGGATCTTCGTGAGATGTCTCCTTGGGTCAGAACGTATGACTACACAGTCCGACTTCTTCTCAGATCTTTATTTACTGTTGTTGAGAGGATCAAGTATGTGTATGGGATTAACCAGATTGGCTTTGTTGAAGGAATTAAAGACGATGAACAGATTCACGGAAATTATCTTATTCACGACAATTCTGCTTTGATTCAACCATCAGTTAACCCATCAAAAAACAGCCTATCTAGATTTCAAATTCACATGGGGAGGTCATTTTTGAATTTGGGCCTAAAGAACAAGACATTTCTTGGTGGCTTTCACTCATCAATTCTTTGTGGAAAACAACATGAAATGAAAACTAAACGGTTTGCTCCTGTTGGTTTCTCTGGATGCATGGGTGGTGGACGTGAATCTCCTATAGTAGAGAACTACTTACCATCTCGTGGTAGCTCATTTAGGTCATTCGACTCGTCTCAGAAAGATACAGATGAAAAGAAAG CGTTGGCTCTGCACTACGCGAAGGTCATCATATTGATCGAGAAACTAGCATCGTCTCCCCATTTGATCAGCCTTGATGCTAGAGATGAACTCTACAAAATGTTACCAGTGAATATTCGAAGCTGTCTGAAGGCAAGATTGAAAACTTTTTCTAAAACTTTTACTTTGTCTAAATATGACGCCAACGATGCAGCTCAGTGGACATTAACACTTGAAACTATACTTGAATGGCTTTCTCCGCTCGCTCACAACATGATAAAATGGCATTCTGAGAGGAATTTTGAAGGACAGAGACCATTTTTTGGGTCGAGTGTGCTTCTTGTTCAGACCCTTTACTTCGCGAATCGAGTGCAGATAGAGGCAGCAATTGTAGAACTTTTGATTGGTCTTAATTACCTCTCCAGATATGGCAGCATGGCATATGGCAACTGTTTATATCCAAGAGATGCAATTTATTACAATGTGGTTGATCAGTCATCGTTGGAGTTTACAAAAGTGGACAATGGAAGTTAG
- the LOC142529278 gene encoding uncharacterized protein LOC142529278 isoform X1 → MEKKVKRMESFVGATEQMCQELEVLAELEQNLKRMRASADLGEVKVLEFQHKVLRQQQEVQDLREMSPWVRTYDYTVRLLLRSLFTVVERIKYVYGINQIGFVEGIKDDEQIHGNYLIHDNSALIQPSVNPSKNSLSRFQIHMGRSFLNLGLKNKTFLGGFHSSILCGKQHEMKTKRFAPVGFSGCMGGGRESPIVENYLPSRGSSFRSFDSSQKDTDEKKGTSALPTLYDILNPKKVPFFNSKRRLLNAPPSTLGHSALALHYAKVIILIEKLASSPHLISLDARDELYKMLPVNIRSCLKARLKTFSKTFTLSKYDANDAAQWTLTLETILEWLSPLAHNMIKWHSERNFEGQRPFFGSSVLLVQTLYFANRVQIEAAIVELLIGLNYLSRYGSMAYGNCLYPRDAIYYNVVDQSSLEFTKVDNGS, encoded by the coding sequence ATGGAGAAGAAAGTTAAAAGAATGGAGAGCTTTGTGGGGGCAACAGAACAAATGTGCCAAGAACTCGAAGTATTGGCCGAGCTTGAGCAGAATCTAAAACGAATGCGAGCTAGTGCGGATTTAGGCGAGGTCAAAGTGCTTGAGTTTCAACATAAGGTACTGCGGCAACAACAGGAAGTGCAGGATCTTCGTGAGATGTCTCCTTGGGTCAGAACGTATGACTACACAGTCCGACTTCTTCTCAGATCTTTATTTACTGTTGTTGAGAGGATCAAGTATGTGTATGGGATTAACCAGATTGGCTTTGTTGAAGGAATTAAAGACGATGAACAGATTCACGGAAATTATCTTATTCACGACAATTCTGCTTTGATTCAACCATCAGTTAACCCATCAAAAAACAGCCTATCTAGATTTCAAATTCACATGGGGAGGTCATTTTTGAATTTGGGCCTAAAGAACAAGACATTTCTTGGTGGCTTTCACTCATCAATTCTTTGTGGAAAACAACATGAAATGAAAACTAAACGGTTTGCTCCTGTTGGTTTCTCTGGATGCATGGGTGGTGGACGTGAATCTCCTATAGTAGAGAACTACTTACCATCTCGTGGTAGCTCATTTAGGTCATTCGACTCGTCTCAGAAAGATACAGATGAAAAGAAAGGTACGAGTGCTCTTCCAACTTTGTACGATATCTTGAATCCCAAAAAAGTCCCTTTCTTTAACTCCAAGCGTCGCTTGTTGAATGCTCCTCCATCTACACTTGGTCACTCAGCGTTGGCTCTGCACTACGCGAAGGTCATCATATTGATCGAGAAACTAGCATCGTCTCCCCATTTGATCAGCCTTGATGCTAGAGATGAACTCTACAAAATGTTACCAGTGAATATTCGAAGCTGTCTGAAGGCAAGATTGAAAACTTTTTCTAAAACTTTTACTTTGTCTAAATATGACGCCAACGATGCAGCTCAGTGGACATTAACACTTGAAACTATACTTGAATGGCTTTCTCCGCTCGCTCACAACATGATAAAATGGCATTCTGAGAGGAATTTTGAAGGACAGAGACCATTTTTTGGGTCGAGTGTGCTTCTTGTTCAGACCCTTTACTTCGCGAATCGAGTGCAGATAGAGGCAGCAATTGTAGAACTTTTGATTGGTCTTAATTACCTCTCCAGATATGGCAGCATGGCATATGGCAACTGTTTATATCCAAGAGATGCAATTTATTACAATGTGGTTGATCAGTCATCGTTGGAGTTTACAAAAGTGGACAATGGAAGTTAG
- the LOC142528905 gene encoding F-box protein PP2-A15-like — translation MGSALSNLTENGSGNGVPGLGDIPESCVACVFLYLTPPEICNLARLNRAFRGAASSDAVWESKLPSNYHDLLHLLSNPQVYQKLSKKDIFALLFRPLPFDGGHKVAWVDRVTGRVSLSISAKAMAITGIEDRRYWSWVPTEESRFNVMAYLQQIWWFEVDGMVKFPFPPDIYTLSFRIHLGRFSKRLGRRVSYFDQTHGWDIKPVHFELTTSDGQQGSSESFLDDTGNDDPSGNHKRGSWIEYKVGEFIVGESDPPTEVKFSMKQIDCTHSKGGLCVDSVLIIPSELKGRRKTGLLK, via the exons ATGGGTTCAGCGTTATCCAATTTAACCGAAAACGGGTCGGGTAATGGGGTGCCGGGTCTTGGGGACATACCGGAGAGCTGCGTGGCGTGCGTGTTCCTCTATCTTACGCCGCCGGAGATATGCAACTTGGCTCGGCTAAACCGCGCCTTCCGCGGTGCTGCATCATCCGACGCCGTTTGGGAGTCCAAGTTACCTTCCAATTACCACGACCTTCTTCACCTCTTATCCAATCCACAAGTCTATCAAAAGCTCTCCAAAAAGGACATTTTTGCCCTCCTTTTCCGTCCCCTGCCCTTCGACGGCGGGCACAAG GTAGCATGGGTGGACAGAGTTACTGGGAGAGTTAGTTTGTCTATATCGGCCAAGGCTATGGCAATTACAGGTATTGAGGACCGGAGATATTGGAGTTGGGTTCCAACTGAAGAATCTAG ATTTAATGTCATGGCCTATTTGCAGCAAATATGGTGGTTTGAAGTAGATGGGATGGTAAAATTCCCCTTTCCACCAGATATATACACTTTGTCATTTAGAATTCACCTTGGAAGGTTCTCCAAAAGGCTTGGACGCCGTGTTTCCTATTTCGATCAAACTCATGGTTGGGATATCAAACCTGTGCATTTCGAATTGACTACTTCAGATGGGCAGCAAGGATCGAGCGAATCCTTTTTAGACGATACAGGGAATGATGACCCTTCTGGAAATCATAAACGCGGTTCTTGGATAGAATATAAGGTTGGTGAATTTATAGTCGGCGAATCAGATCCCCCGACGGAAGTTAAATTCTCAATGAAACAGATTGATTGCACCCATTCCAAAGGGGGACTTTGTGTTGATTCCGTATTGATAATTCCCAGTGAGTTGAAAGGGCGTAGGAAAACAGGCCTTTTGAAGTAA
- the LOC142529647 gene encoding sulfite exporter TauE/SafE family protein 4-like: MAAKGLAVYLLTGFSLAVISVYFVGNYSNGGDNEDPFLLPAYNPYVLSRKDESVDKVWPELKFSWEIVLATVIGFFGSACGTVGGVGGGGIFVPMLTLIVGFDTKSAAAISKCMIMGASASSVWYNLRVPHPCREVPIIDYDLALLFQPMLMLGITIGVSLSVFFPYWLITVLIIILFLGTSSKSFLRAIEMWKDETTFKKAMTDKQTFVNSRGELLIDTHEPLIPREEKTAVQTMTDNLNFKRIFVLLLVWICFLFLQVIKNNTKACSTLYWVLNLLQFPVSLAVFGYECSKLYKESKKRRIAGNLELICEAAIDWTATNLAFCALCGILGGTVGGLLGSGGGFILGPLLLEIGVIPQVASATATFVMTFSSSLSVVEFYLLRRFPIPYGLYLMSVSILAGFWGQFFIRKMTTILGRASIIVFILASVIFASALTMGIVGIDKSIKMIHNHEFMGFLDFCSSQ; this comes from the exons ATGGCCGCGAAAGGGTTGGCTGTGTACTTGTTGACAGGCTTTTCTTTGGCTGTTATCTCTGTATATTTCGTCGGCAATTACTCCAATGGCGGAGATAATGAAGACCCATTTCTTCTTCCTGCTTATAATCCCTATGTTTTGTCCAGAAAAGATGAATCTGTAGATAAAGTTTGGCCG GAATTGAAGTTTAGTTGGGAAATTGTGCTGGCTACGGTGATAGGCTTCTTCGGCTCTGCGTGTGGAACAGTGGGCGGTGTTGGAGGCGGTGGCATTTTTGTCCCTATGCTAACTTTGATTGTTGGCTTTGATACCAAGTCTGCTGCTGCTATCTCCAAGT GCATGATAATGGGGGCGTCAGCATCTTCAGTGTGGTACAATTTAAGGGTCCCTCATCCGTGCAGGGAAGTGCCAATAATTGACTATGATTTGGCCCTCTTATTCCAGCCCATGCTTATGCTTGGAATCACAATCGGGGTATCTCTGAGTGTTTTTTTCCCCTATTGGCTCATCACTGTGTTGATCATAATCTTGTTCTTGG GGACTTCTTCTAAGTCCTTTCTCAGAGCAATTGAGATGTGGAAGGATGAAACCACTTTTAAG AAAGCCATGACAGATAAACAAACTTTTGTGAATTCTCGTGGCGAGT TGCTAATTGACACTCATGAACCATTGATTCCTAGAGAGGAAAAAACGGCTGTG CAAACTATGACGGATAACCTTAATTTCAAAAGAATTTTCGTGCTACTTCTTGTTTGGATTTGCTTCTTGTTTCTTCAAGTGATCAAG AACAATACGAAAGCTTGCAGTACATTGTATTGGGTGCTCAACTTGTTACAG TTTCCTGTTTCTCTTGCTGTATTCGGATATGAATGTTCTAAACTGTACAAGGAGAGCAAGAAAAGGAGAATAGCTGGAAATTTGGAACTTATATGTGAGGCCGCGATAGACTGGACAGCTACAAATCTTGCATTTTGTGCACTTTGTGGCATATTAGGTGGTACCGTTGGCGGCTTATTAGGATCTGGTGGCGGTTTCATTCTTGGTCCTCTTCTGCTAGAGATTGGAGTAATCCCACAG GTGGCTAGTGCGACAGCAACATTTGTGATGACATTTTCATCATCTTTATCTGTTGTGGAGTTCTATCTCCTCAGAAGGTTTCCCATTCCATATG GTTTATACCTAATGTCCGTGTCGATCTTGGCTGGCTTCTGGGGTCAATTTTTCATAAGAAAGATGACTACAATTTTAGGGAGAGCTTCAATCATTGTATTCATTCTTGCCAGTGTCATTTTTGCCAGTGCTCTCACAATGG GTATCGTTGGTATAGATAAAAGCATCAAGATGATACACAACCATGAATTCATGGGGTTCTTGGATTTCTGCAGCAGCCAGTGA
- the LOC142529682 gene encoding putative glycosyltransferase At5g03795, with protein sequence MEGACKRSVCSWWKTSSFSTRLLCFLLPLMVVFGVVGLMGSQSSIYNHPWVRSSLLPLYSDHGAGSVKQSTPGGAAFELWRTVSGGGEKEKALSADYNLNRSAAPPLAVVATRMPHVEEVVESSIISKNRSNYGIPSSNETLYILSSNPRIERKFSSLETLEARLQRARASIRKANNGNGTYDTDYIPNGPIYWNSLAFHRSYLEMEKQFKVYVYGEGEQPIFHNGPCGSIYSMEGNFIYKMETTKFRTREPEKAHVFFLPFSVASIVHFIYNKSPKDHWLPMKQTVKDYVYLVSKKYPYWNRSLGADHFMLACHDWGLELSKSVPWLFNNSIRALCNANMSEGFQPSKDVSIPEINLPGRHTNGLIGGPSPSKRPILVFFAGGLHGPIRPILLQHWENKDQDVQVHKYLPKDVSYLAMMKKSRYCICPSGYEVASPRMVEALYTGCVPVLIKDNYVPPFSDVLNWKSFSVQISVTEIPNLKQILTGISTRQYIRLQRRGVLARRHFEVNLHPKRYDVFHMTLHSIWLRRLNIRLHGIQEFYLPIQESQQAVSKKYV encoded by the exons ATGGAAGGAGCGTGTAAGAGGAGTGTGTGTTCATGGTGGAAAACATCGTCGTTTTCGACGAGGCTTCTGTGCTTTTTGCTTCCGTTAATGGTGGTTTTCGGGGTGGTGGGTTTGATGGGTTCGCAGTCTTCCATCTACAATCATCCTTGGGTGCGGAGTTCTCTTTTACCTCTTTATAGTGATCATGGAGCGGGGAGTGTTAAGCAGAGTACTCCCGGCGGCGCAGCTTTTGAGTTGTGGAGGACGGTGTCGGGTGGGGGAGAAAAAGAGAAGGCACTTTCGGCGGACTACAATCTCAACCGCTCCGCGGCACCGCCGCTTGCCGTTGTAGCTACAAGGATGCCACAT GTAGAGGAGGTGGTAGAGAGTTCAATAATCTCTAAAAATAGATCTAATTATGGTATTCCTTCATCAAATGAGACTCTATATATCCTTTCATCGAATCCCAGAATAGAAAGAAAGTTCAGCAGTTTAGAAACTCTTGAAGCTCGACTCCAACGAGCTCGAGCCTCAATTCGAAAGGCGAATAATGGGAATGGAACATATGACACAGACTATATCCCAAACGGTCCAATCTATTGGAATTCCTTGGCTTTTCACCG GAGCTATTTGGAGATGGAAAAGCAGTTCAAAGTGTATGTCTATGGAGAAGGAGAGCAACCTATTTTCCACAATGGTCCTTGTGGTAGCATTTATTCCATGGAGGGAAACTTCATATATAAGATGGAAACTACAAAATTTCGGACAAGGGAACCAGAAAAAGCGCATGTTTTCTTCCTCCCGTTCAGCGTGGCATCAATAGTCCacttcatatataataaatctcCAAAAGATCATTGGTTGCCAATGAAACAGACCGTGAAAGACTATGTCTATCTTGTCTCTAAGAAATATCCATATTGGAATCGAAGCCTTGGAGCCGATCATTTCATGCTGGCTTGCCACGATTGG GGGCTCGAGCTTTCTAAATCGGTTCCCTGGCTGTTTAACAACTCAATTAGAGCATTATGCAATGCAAACATGTCAGAAGGGTTTCAACCCTCGAAAGACGTCTCCATACCAGAGATAAATCTACCTGGTCGTCATACCAATGGCTTGATCGGTGGTCCATCCCCCTCGAAACGACCGATCCTTGTTTTCTTTGCCGGTGGACTTCATGGTCCCATTAGGCCGATTCTTCTCCAACATTGGGAAAACAAAGATCAAGACGTGCAAGTTCACAAGTACCTCCCGAAGGATGTCTCTTACTTAGCCATGATGAAGAAAAGCAGGTACTGCATTTGCCCGAGCGGGTATGAAGTCGCGAGCCCAAGAATGGTCGAAGCCCTTTACACCGGTTGCGTACCCGTGCTCATCAAGGATAACTACGTTCCCCCTTTTAGCGATGTCTTGAACTGGAAGTCGTTTTCTGTTCAAATTTCGGTTACAGAGATCCCTAATCTTAAACAAATTTTGACTGGGATCTCTACGAGGCAATACATCAGACTGCAGAGACGGGGTGTGCTGGCAAGACGACATTTTGAGGTGAATTTGCATCCGAAGAGGTACGATGTGTTCCATATGACACTTCATTCGATTTGGCTAAGAAGGCTTAATATTAGGCTCCATGGGATCCAGGAGTTTTATTTACCAATCCAAGAATCACAGCAGGCAGTGTCAAAAAAGTATGTTTGA
- the LOC142529681 gene encoding beta-galactosidase 15-like — protein sequence MMGSFRLFLLIFFTFYLATNAVEVTYDDRAIKIDGERKLIISGSIHYPRSTTEMWPSLIKKAKEGGLNAIETYVFWNAHEPLYRQYTFEGNLDLVKFIKTIQDEGMYAILRIGPYVCAEWNFGGFPVWLNSLQNITFRTQNDAFMNEMKTFTTLIVDMMKKNNLFASEGGPIIMAQIENEYGNVINSYGDQGKSYINWCANFAESLDIGVPWIMCEEKDAPPSMINTCNGYYCDQFSPHKNSPKLWTENWSGWFKDWGGKDPHRTAEDLAFSVGRFYQYGGTLQNYYMYHGGTNFGRVAGGPYITTSYDYDAPLDEYGNLNQPKYGHLKQLHTHLMSMEKILTHGESTNKDYGNWMSSTIYNYNGSRVCFFGNANDKEDITIDFEGKKYTVPSWSVSILPDCVTEVYNTARVNTQTSLMEKRLPEDAVRGLHYNLNWKWRSERMEHLRCPVQYGRNFKGVTYAKGLIDQKLVTNDTSDYLWYMTSVNLYGNDPIWGEEVTLQVNCNCHVLHAFVNRRHIGSKWVRNGEFKFVFERNFAPRVGTNYITLLSVTVGLQNYGANLEKTPNGILGPVKLLAPSSIEKDLSNNRWAYKVGLNGMDERGLGSDPMFSRRRWYTNWPSNQMFTWYKTAFATPKGDDAVVLDLWGLGKGTAWVNGNNIGRYWPSFLSGDGCSSSCNYRGGYGASKCETNCGKSTQRWYHVPRSFLNKRGLNTLVLFEEFGGNPCLVTVKTVTNSKAYAHAYEGSSLELSCQGKRVISNVNFASFGLPNGTFGSLEKGHCESSNSISVLKEACVGQKSCSIDVSEKTFGATDCKSSVQRLAVEVEC from the exons atgatggGCTCTTTCAGATTATTTCTGTTGATTTTCTTCACTTTCTATTTGGCTACAAATGCTGTTGAGGTTACATATGATGATAGAGCAATCAAGATCGATGGAGAAAGGAAACTCATCATTTCTGGATCTATTCATTATCCTCGTAGCACTACTGAG ATGTGGCCATCATTGATCAAGAAGGCCAAGGAAGGAGGTCTCAATGCAATTGAGACTTACGTTTTTTGGAATGCGCATGAGCCCTTATATCGGCAG TACACATTCGAAGGTAACTTGGACCTTGTCAAGTTTATCAAGACAATTCAAGATGAAGGGATGTACGCAATTTTGAGAATTGGACCATATGTTTGTGCAGAATGGAATTTTGG GGGTTTTCCTGTTTGGCTGAATAGTCTACAAAATATCACTTTCAGAACCCAAAATGACGCCTTCATG AATGAAATGAAGACTTTCACAACCTTGATTGTTGATATGATGAAGAAAAATAATCTCTTTGCTTCTGAAGGAGGACCTATTATAATGGCTCAG ATTGAGAACGAATATGGAAATGTCATCAACTCATATGGAGATCAAGGAAAATCGTATATCAATTGGTGTGCCAATTTTGCCGAGTCTCTGGACATTGGTGTCCCTTGGATCATGTGTGAAGAAAAGGATGCACCACCATCAATG ATCAATACATGTAATGGTTACTATTGCGACCAGTTTTCGCCTCATAAAAATAGCCCAAAGCTTTGGACTGAAAACTGGAGTGGATG gtTCAAGGACTGGGGTGGCAAAGACCCACATAGAACAGCAGAAGATCTTGCATTTTCCGTTGGACGATTCTATCAATATGGTGGCACACTGCAAAATTATTATATG TATCACGGAGGAACGAATTTTGGACGTGTCGCCGGTGGACCGTATATAACTACGTCATACGACTACGATGCCCCCCTAGATGAATATG GTAATCTGAACCAACCTAAATATGGACATCTGAAGCAGCTTCATACCCATCTCATGTCAATGGAAAAAATTCTAACTCATGGTGAATCTACAAATAAAGATTATGGGAACTGGATGTCT TCCACAATTTACAATTACAATGGTTCAAGGGTATGTTTCTTTGGTAATGCAAATgacaaagaagacataacaaTAGATTTTGAAGGCAAGAAATACACTGTTCCATCTTGGTCAGTTAGCATTCTTCCTGACTGTGTCACTGAAGTCTACAACACCGCCCGG GTGAACACACAAACATCATTAATGGAGAAGAGATTACCAGAAGATGCTGTGAGAGGACTACATTATAATTTGAATTGGAAGTGGAGAAGCGAGCGAATGGAGCACTTGAGATGTCCCGTTCAGTATGGTAGAAACTTTAAAGGTGTTACTTATGCTAAAGGACTCATTGACCAAAAGCTTGTGACAAATGATACAAGTGATTATCTATGGTACATGACAAG TGTGAACTTGTATGGAAATGATCCCATCTGGGGTGAAGAGGTAACGTTACAAGTAAACTGCAACTGCCATGTACTTCATGCATTTGTCAACCGGAGACACATTG GATCAAAATGGGTGAGAAATGGGGAATTCAAGTTCGTGTTTGAACGAAACTTTGCACCAAGAGTAGGGACGAATTACATAACCTTGCTCAGTGTAACAGTTGGACTCCAA AATTATGGAGCGAATTTAGAAAAAACACCGAATGGCATACTTGGACCAGTGAAACTACTAGCACCAAGCAGTATAGAGAAGGATCTATCGAATAACAGATGGGCTTATAAAGTTGGATTAAACGGTATGGATGAGAGGGGACTTGGAAGTGATCCGATGTTTAGCAGACGAAGATGGTATACAAACTGGCCCAGCAACCAAATGTTTACCTGGTACAAG ACAGCCTTCGCAACACCAAAGGGGGATGACGCTGTTGTCTTGGACTTGTGGGGTTTAGGAAAAGGGACAGCTTGGGTGAATGGTAATAACATAGGCAGATACTGGCCTAGTTTTCTGTCTGGCGACGGATGCAGTTCCTCATGTAACTATCGAGGAGGCTACGGGGCTTCGAAATGCGAGACTAATTGTGGGAAATCGACGCAAAGATG GTACCATGTTCCGAGGTCTTTCTTGAACAAAAGAGGCCTTAATACCTTGGTTCTGTTTGAAGAGTTTGGAGGAAACCCTTGCCTTGTAACTGTAAAAACCGTGACAAATTCAAAGGCATATGCACATGCTTATGAAGGGAGCAGTTTGGAATTGTCTTGCCAAGGGAAAAGGGTTATATCCAATGTAAACTTTGCCAGTTTCGGTCTTCCAAATGGGACATTCGGATCACTCGAAAAAGGCCACTGCGAGTCATCCAACA